A stretch of Camelina sativa cultivar DH55 chromosome 18, Cs, whole genome shotgun sequence DNA encodes these proteins:
- the LOC104763551 gene encoding glycerophosphodiester phosphodiesterase GDPDL7-like → MLRFFFLFSLFIHSCVVAPKTPAAAAAVPAKKWLTLTGQEPAVVARGGFSGLFPESSAPANDMAVSTSSPGLTMLCNLQMSKDGVGLCLSDIRLDNATTISTLFPKAQKTYKVNGQDLKGWFVLDYDADTIFSNVSLVQNIFSRPSIFDGQMPVSAVEDVLGTKPPKFWLSVQYDAFYMEHKLSAAEYLRSLRFRGINVISSPEIGFLKSIGMDAGRAKTKLIFEFKDPEAIEPTTNKKYSELQQNLAAIKAFASGVLVPKDYIWPVDTAKYLKPATTFVADAHKAGLEVYASGFANDMRTSFNYSFDPSAEYLQFVDNGQFSVDGIITDFPPTASQAITCFSHQKGNLPKVGNALVITHNGASGDYPGCTDLAYEKAVNDGADVIDCSVQMSKDGIAFCHDSADLTASTTAMTTFMSRATSVPEVQPTNA, encoded by the exons ATGCTGaggtttttctttctcttctccctTTTCATACACTCTTGTGTAGTCGCACCCAAGACCCCTGCTGCTGCCGCAGCTGTTCCTGCCAAGAAATGGCTCACCCTTACCG GACAAGAGCCTGCGGTTGTCGCCAGAGGCGGCTTTTCAGGTCTTTTCCCGGAGTCAAGTGCCCCTGCAAACGACATGGCGGTTAGCACCAGCTCCCCTGGCCTCACAATGTTGTGCAACCTTCAGATGTCTAAGGATGGCGTAGGCCTTTGCTTGTCAGATATTAGACTTGACAATGCAACCACCATCTCCACGCTCTTCCCCAAAGCCCAGAAGACTTACAAGGTCAACGGCCAAGACCTCAAGGGATGGTTTGTCCTTGATTACGACGCCGACACCATCTTCTCCAATGTCTCTT TGGTTCAGAACATCTTCTCTAGGCCCAGCATCTTCGACGGTCAAATGCCAGTATCTGCCGTGGAGGACGTCCTTGGAACCAAGCCTCCCAAATTCTGGTTGAGCGTTCAG TACGATGCCTTCTACATGGAACACAAGTTGAGCGCAGCTGAGTACCTGAGAAGCTTGCGATTCCGCGGCATTAATGTCATCTCATCTCCGGAGATCGGTTTCTTGAAGAGCATAGGGATGGACGCAGGCAGAGCCAAGACAAAGCTCATATTCGAGTTCAAAGACCCCGAGGCCATTGAACCCACCACCAACAAGAAATACAGCGAGCTTCAACAGAACCTCGCAGCAATTAAGGCCTTTGCTTCAGGCGTTCTTGTCCCCAAAGACTACATTTGGCCCGTTGACACAGCTAAGTACCTTAAGCCCGCCACCACCTTTGTGGCTGATGCTCACAAAGCTGGTCTAGAGGTCTATGCTTCTGGTTTTGCTAATGACATGCGCACTAGCTTCAACTACAGCTTTGATCCCTCCGCTGAGTATCTTCAGTTTGTAGACAACGGCCAGTTCTCTGTTGATGGCATCATCACCGATTTCCCGCCAACAGCCTCACAAGCCATCA CTTGCTTTTCTCACCAAAAGGGCAATCTCCCCAAAGTAGGGAATGCCTTAGTTATAACTCATAATGGAGCAAGCGGGGACTATCCAGGCTGCACAGATCTGGCTTACGAGAAAGCAGTCAATGATGGAGCAGACGTGATTGACTGTTCTGTCCAGATGTCCAAAGACGGAATTGCTTTCTGCCATGATTCTGCAGACCTCACAGCAAGTACCACCGCCATGACTACTTTCATGTCTCGAGCCACCAGTGTTCCTGAGGTCCAGCCTACCAATG CATAG
- the LOC104761913 gene encoding VAMP-like protein YKT61, whose protein sequence is MKITALLVFKCAPVSSEPVILANASDVSHFGFFQRSSVKEFVVFVGRTVASRTPPSQRQSVQHEEYKVHAYNRNGLCAVGFMDDHYPVRSAFSLLNQVLDEYQKSFGETWRSAKEDPTQTWPYLVEALNKFQDPAEADKLLKIQRELDETKIILHKTIDSVLERGEKLDSLVEKSSDLSVASQMFYKQAKKTNSCCTIL, encoded by the exons ATGAAGATCACCGCCTTGCTCGTTTTCAAGTGTGCTCCCGTATCTTCCGAACCCGTCATCCTCGCCAACGCTTCTGACGTCTCTCACTTCGGTTTTTTCCAGCGATCTAGCGTCAAGGAGTTCGTCGTCTTTGTCGGTCGCACTGTCGCTAGCCGAACCCCTCCTTCCCAGCGCCAGTCCGTCCAGCACGAAG AGTACAAGGTTCACGCTTACAATAGGAATGGCCTTTGCGCTGTGGGGTTCATGGACGATCATTACCCTGTTCGAAGTGCCTTTTCTCTTCTCAACCAG GTCCTTGATGAGTACCAGAAGAGTTTTGGTGAGACATGGAGGTCTGCAAAAGAAGACCCGACTCAGACTTGGCCATATTTAGTCGAAGCTTTAAACAAATTTCAG GATCCAGCAGAGGCTGATAAGCTGTTGAAAATCCAGAGGGAGTTGGATGAGACCAAGATTATCCTT CATAAAACCATTGATAGTGTTCTAGAACGTGGTGAGAAGCTGGACAGCCTAGTGGAGAAGAGCTCAGATTTGAGCGTTGCATCGCAG ATGTTTTACAAGCAAGCGAAGAAAACGAATTCATGCTGTACTATCCTGTGA
- the LOC104761912 gene encoding temperature-induced lipocalin-1-like produces the protein MTTTEKKEMEVVKGLDVARYMGRWYEIASFPSLFQPKNGVDTRATYTLNPDGTIHVLNETWSNGKRGYIEGSAYKADPKSDEAKLKVKFYVPPFLPIFPVTGDYWVLYIDPDYQHALVGQPSRSYLWILSRTAHMEEETYKQLVVKAVEQGYDVSKLHKTTQNDTPPESDSAPTDAKGVWWFKSLLGK, from the exons atgacgacgacagagaagaaagagatggaagTGGTGAAAGGGCTCGACGTGGCCAGATACATGGGCCGTTGGTACGAGATTGCTTCCTTCCCCTCTCTGTTTCAACCCAAGAACGGCGTCGACACTCGCGCCACCTACACCCTTAACCCCGACGGTACGATCCACGTCTTGAACGAAACCTGGTCCAACGGCAAGAGGGGTTACATCGAAGGCTCCGCCTATAAGGCCGACCCTAAGAGCGACGAGGCTAAGCTCAAAGTCAAGTTCTACGTCCCTCCTTTCCTACCCATTTTTCCCGTCACCGGAGACTACTGGGTGCTCTACATCGATCCTGACTACCAGCACGCCCTCGTCGGCCAGCCCTCCAGGAGTTATCTCTGG ATATTGAGCAGGACGGCCCATATGGAGGAAGAAACGTACAAGCAGCTGGTGGTGAAGGCCGTAGAGCAAGGATACGACGTCAGCAAGCTTCACAAGACTACTCAGAATGACACACCACCTGAGTCCGACTCCGCCCCCACAGACGCCAAGGGCGTTTGGTGGTTCAAATCTCTCTTGGGCAAATAG